A genome region from Bradyrhizobium commune includes the following:
- a CDS encoding metallophosphoesterase, with the protein MISRRHLIRSIGGLSALGISTAAYGVGVEPMRLRVTRYHPTPQQWPADFPLKIAVIADIHACDPWMSLARIETIVDRTNALNADLIVLLGDYVAAVHQVARIIPSSEWARVLAGLKAPLGVHAVMGNHDYWEDRAVQRAGHGPTIAHRALEAAGIPVYENDAMRLTKDGRSFWLAGLGDQLAYMPAQRFRSTARFGADDLTATLAKITDNAPVILLAHEPNIAWRVPARVALQLSGHTHGGQVRLLGWSPAVRGPNAGQLAYGHVRLKCDVIISGGLGCSIVPVRLGVPPEIVEVTLGRRPVVV; encoded by the coding sequence ATGATTTCTCGGCGTCATCTCATCCGTTCCATCGGTGGTCTTTCCGCCCTCGGCATCTCGACCGCCGCCTATGGCGTCGGCGTCGAGCCGATGCGGCTCCGCGTCACCCGCTACCATCCGACCCCGCAGCAATGGCCGGCGGATTTCCCGTTGAAGATCGCGGTGATCGCCGACATCCATGCCTGCGATCCCTGGATGTCGCTGGCGCGGATCGAGACGATCGTCGACCGCACCAACGCGCTGAATGCCGACCTCATCGTGCTGCTCGGCGATTATGTCGCCGCCGTTCACCAGGTCGCGCGGATCATTCCGTCGAGTGAATGGGCCAGGGTGCTGGCCGGCCTCAAGGCGCCGCTCGGCGTTCATGCCGTCATGGGCAATCACGATTATTGGGAAGACAGGGCCGTGCAGCGGGCCGGGCATGGGCCGACCATCGCTCATCGCGCGCTGGAAGCGGCCGGCATTCCCGTCTACGAGAACGACGCGATGCGCCTTACCAAGGACGGCCGTTCCTTTTGGCTCGCCGGCCTCGGCGACCAGCTCGCCTACATGCCGGCGCAGCGCTTCCGTAGCACGGCCCGCTTCGGTGCCGACGACCTCACGGCAACGCTGGCCAAGATCACCGACAACGCGCCGGTCATCCTGCTCGCGCATGAGCCCAACATCGCGTGGCGCGTGCCGGCGCGCGTCGCGTTGCAGCTGTCTGGCCACACCCATGGCGGCCAGGTTCGCCTGCTCGGCTGGTCGCCGGCCGTTCGGGGCCCGAATGCCGGGCAGCTCGCCTATGGTCATGTCAGGCTGAAATGCGACGTCATCATCTCCGGCGGCCTCGGTTGCAGCATCGTCCCGGTCCGCCTCGGCGTGCCGCCGGAGATCGTCGAGGTGACGCTGGGGCGGCGGCCGGTGGTCGTGTAA
- the ybgC gene encoding tol-pal system-associated acyl-CoA thioesterase, with amino-acid sequence MAHLDGEIRHGRHHMQVRVYYEDTDFSGIVYHANYLRYMERGRTNHLRLMGAEQQALFEQVETEGAGFAFVVRSMHLDFLKPARMDDVLDIVTWPVAVKGASIMLAQEVRRAEDVLVKAEVRVAFISGGRAQPIPKSIRVLMKADLIS; translated from the coding sequence ATGGCCCATCTCGACGGCGAGATCCGCCACGGCCGCCACCACATGCAGGTCCGCGTCTATTACGAGGACACGGATTTCTCCGGCATCGTCTATCACGCCAATTATCTGCGCTACATGGAGCGCGGGCGCACCAATCATCTGCGGCTGATGGGCGCCGAGCAGCAGGCGCTGTTCGAGCAGGTCGAGACCGAAGGCGCCGGCTTCGCCTTCGTGGTCCGCTCGATGCACCTCGATTTCCTTAAGCCCGCGCGGATGGACGACGTGCTCGACATCGTGACCTGGCCGGTCGCGGTGAAGGGTGCCTCCATCATGCTGGCGCAGGAGGTGCGGCGAGCCGAGGACGTCCTGGTCAAGGCCGAGGTGCGCGTCGCCTTCATCAGCGGCGGCCGGGCGCAACCGATCCCGAAATCGATCCGCGTGCTGATGAAGGCCGATCTGATTTCCTGA
- a CDS encoding N-carbamoyl-D-amino-acid hydrolase: MGPTQKADTREHTLKRMLDMLEEAASRGASLVVFPELAFTTFFPRWLLEGDALDQYFEHGMPNPAVARLFDRARALRVGFYVGYAEMTPDGRRYNCAILVDRDGEILGRYRKVHLPGSVEPRAGARYQQLEKRYFEYGDLGFPAFRAGSAWAHAIMGMMICNDRRWPESWRVLGLQGVELVCIGYNSAAYDPNGGTTEDGALRTFHSTLVTQANAYMNATWAISVAKAGDEDGSGLIGGSCIVDPNGCVVAQAATLTDEVIVADVDLDLCRQGKDKMFNFAAHRRPEQYRVITERAGVIEPAVLDAD; encoded by the coding sequence ATGGGGCCGACGCAAAAAGCCGATACCCGCGAGCATACGCTCAAGCGGATGCTCGACATGCTCGAGGAAGCAGCCAGCCGCGGCGCCAGCCTGGTGGTGTTTCCGGAGCTTGCTTTCACCACCTTCTTTCCGCGCTGGCTTTTGGAAGGCGATGCGCTCGATCAGTATTTCGAGCACGGCATGCCGAACCCGGCCGTGGCAAGGCTGTTCGATCGTGCGCGGGCGCTGCGCGTCGGCTTCTATGTCGGCTATGCCGAGATGACGCCGGACGGCCGCCGCTACAATTGCGCCATCCTGGTCGATCGCGACGGCGAGATTCTCGGCCGCTATCGCAAGGTTCACCTGCCGGGTTCGGTCGAGCCGCGCGCCGGCGCCCGTTACCAGCAGCTCGAAAAGCGCTATTTCGAATATGGCGATCTCGGCTTTCCGGCCTTCCGTGCCGGCTCGGCCTGGGCGCATGCGATCATGGGCATGATGATCTGCAACGATCGCCGCTGGCCGGAATCCTGGCGCGTGCTCGGCCTGCAGGGCGTCGAGCTCGTCTGCATCGGCTACAATTCGGCGGCCTATGATCCGAATGGCGGCACGACGGAAGACGGGGCGCTCCGCACTTTCCACTCGACGCTGGTGACGCAGGCCAATGCTTACATGAATGCGACCTGGGCGATTTCGGTCGCCAAGGCCGGCGACGAGGACGGCTCGGGCCTGATCGGCGGCTCCTGCATCGTCGATCCCAATGGCTGCGTCGTCGCGCAGGCCGCAACGCTGACCGACGAGGTGATCGTCGCCGACGTCGATCTCGACCTCTGCCGCCAGGGCAAGGACAAGATGTTCAATTTCGCCGCCCACCGGCGGCCGGAGCAGTACCGGGTGATCACCGAGCGCGCCGGGGTGATCGAGCCGGCCGTGCTAGACGCGGACTAA
- a CDS encoding DUF1348 family protein: protein MSRPPLPPFTRETAAQKARMAEDAWNSRDPVRVSLAYTEDSRWRNRSEVFHGREAIVAFLTRKWEKEQDYRLIKDLWAFDGNRIAVRFQYEWHDGNGQWYRSYGNEQWEFDEHGLMRRREASINDIMIAEKDRRFHWPAPGPRPADVAGLGTAPF, encoded by the coding sequence ATGTCGCGCCCACCGCTTCCGCCCTTCACGAGAGAGACTGCCGCGCAAAAGGCCCGCATGGCCGAGGACGCCTGGAATTCGCGCGATCCGGTGCGCGTCTCGCTCGCCTATACCGAAGACAGCCGCTGGCGGAATCGTTCCGAGGTGTTCCATGGCCGCGAAGCCATCGTCGCATTCCTCACCCGGAAATGGGAGAAGGAGCAGGACTACCGCCTGATCAAGGACCTCTGGGCCTTCGACGGCAACCGCATCGCGGTCCGCTTCCAGTACGAATGGCATGATGGAAACGGCCAATGGTATCGCTCCTACGGTAACGAGCAGTGGGAGTTCGACGAGCACGGGCTGATGCGGCGGCGTGAAGCGTCGATCAACGACATCATGATTGCGGAGAAGGACCGGCGGTTTCACTGGCCTGCGCCGGGGCCGCGGCCGGCGGATGTGGCGGGGCTGGGGACCGCGCCGTTCTGA
- a CDS encoding type II toxin-antitoxin system VapB family antitoxin has translation MRTTIAIDDELFAKAQEFAGVSEKSAVVREALKAFVEREAARRLARMGGTEPKVKAPPRRRPK, from the coding sequence ATGAGAACCACGATCGCGATCGACGACGAGCTCTTTGCCAAGGCGCAGGAGTTCGCTGGTGTCAGTGAAAAGTCGGCTGTTGTCAGGGAAGCTTTGAAGGCCTTCGTCGAACGAGAGGCCGCGCGCCGTCTCGCACGGATGGGAGGTACCGAACCCAAGGTTAAGGCTCCGCCGCGTCGCCGACCCAAATGA
- a CDS encoding ABC transporter substrate-binding protein: MTRLSLSLGFAAFAAIASAQAAELPAEIKQAGALKLTVNSTYAPMEYRDPASNELVGLDIDLANELAKRLGGLKIVWSETPFAELIPSLQTKRADFIISGISDRASRRETADFVDYLTTGPQFFVMAESEAKTAADLCGKKVGTTRSTSFPVEIEKWSKQNCEAAGKPAIQYVPGENSIDVRNQLKQGRIDAAVQGSETLPYAQTQEPGKYRVIGAQLTIGYQGIMFRKDDAALREVVTEKLTAMIGDGAYKAILDKWGLGANAVTQPMLNAAPQ; encoded by the coding sequence ATGACACGCCTCTCGCTTTCTCTCGGATTTGCAGCGTTCGCTGCCATCGCTTCCGCACAGGCCGCCGAGCTCCCGGCGGAGATCAAGCAGGCGGGGGCGCTGAAACTCACGGTCAACTCGACCTACGCGCCGATGGAATATCGCGATCCCGCGAGCAACGAATTGGTCGGACTCGACATCGATCTTGCCAATGAGCTCGCCAAGCGGCTCGGCGGCCTCAAGATCGTCTGGAGCGAGACGCCGTTCGCCGAGCTGATCCCTTCGCTCCAGACCAAGCGTGCCGATTTCATCATCTCCGGCATCTCCGATCGCGCCTCGCGGCGGGAGACGGCCGATTTCGTCGATTATCTGACAACCGGGCCACAGTTCTTCGTGATGGCGGAGAGTGAAGCGAAGACTGCTGCCGATCTCTGCGGCAAGAAGGTCGGCACCACCCGCAGCACCAGCTTCCCGGTCGAGATCGAGAAGTGGAGCAAGCAGAATTGCGAGGCGGCCGGTAAGCCGGCCATTCAATACGTGCCGGGCGAGAACTCCATCGACGTCCGCAACCAGCTCAAGCAGGGCCGCATCGACGCCGCCGTGCAGGGTAGCGAGACGCTGCCTTACGCGCAGACACAGGAGCCCGGCAAATACCGCGTCATCGGCGCGCAGTTGACCATCGGCTATCAGGGCATCATGTTCCGCAAGGATGACGCGGCGCTTCGCGAGGTGGTGACCGAAAAGCTGACCGCCATGATCGGCGACGGGGCCTACAAGGCTATTCTCGACAAATGGGGTCTCGGTGCCAATGCAGTCACCCAGCCCATGCTGAACGCGGCGCCGCAATGA
- a CDS encoding type II toxin-antitoxin system VapC family toxin gives MKVLADTSIWVDHLRRADERLAGLLNHGDIVIHPFVIGELLLGGVPKGSDMLDDLNTLPRATVAGNDEVLEFIVKRRLTGLGIGYVDAHLLASTILTAEASIWTRDKRLLAAARSLNLAADIQ, from the coding sequence ATGAAAGTCCTGGCGGATACGTCGATCTGGGTCGACCACCTCCGCCGCGCGGATGAGCGGCTGGCTGGTCTCCTCAATCACGGGGATATCGTCATTCATCCGTTCGTGATCGGGGAATTGCTTCTAGGGGGCGTGCCCAAGGGCTCCGATATGCTTGACGATCTGAACACTCTCCCCAGGGCGACGGTCGCAGGCAATGACGAAGTCCTGGAGTTCATCGTCAAACGAAGGCTAACCGGGTTGGGCATCGGATACGTCGATGCGCACTTGCTGGCGTCGACGATTTTGACGGCCGAGGCCTCAATCTGGACACGCGATAAGCGGTTGCTTGCGGCGGCTCGGTCGCTGAACCTGGCTGCCGATATCCAATGA
- a CDS encoding amino acid ABC transporter permease, protein MKPAPALAEGFPDLSGMRIAREPHWFRWLSAGLIVLVLAAIARAFAGGQIEWSYVSRFLTVKVILEGIVNTMVMAVLAMAFGIFLGIVVAIMRLSPNPVLKTVAAGYTWLFRGTPLILQLLLWFNLALVFPTIGIPGLWSARAVDVMTPFLAALLGLGINQGAYTSEVMRAGMLSVDIGQYEAAQAIGMGRLRALRRIILPQAMRVVIPPLGNEFIGMVKATSLASVIQYPEVLHNAENIYYANSRVIELLIVAGLWYLLVVSILTPLQMLLERRFARGTLRLAR, encoded by the coding sequence ATGAAGCCAGCGCCGGCACTCGCGGAGGGTTTTCCCGATCTGTCGGGAATGCGGATCGCGCGCGAGCCGCACTGGTTTCGCTGGCTCAGCGCGGGCCTGATCGTTCTCGTGCTCGCCGCGATTGCGCGCGCCTTCGCGGGCGGTCAGATCGAATGGTCCTATGTCAGCCGCTTCTTGACTGTGAAGGTAATCCTCGAAGGCATCGTCAACACCATGGTGATGGCGGTGCTGGCGATGGCATTCGGAATCTTCCTCGGCATCGTCGTCGCGATCATGCGGCTGTCGCCCAATCCGGTGCTGAAGACGGTCGCCGCCGGCTACACCTGGCTGTTCCGCGGCACGCCGCTGATCCTGCAATTGCTGTTGTGGTTCAATCTCGCGCTGGTGTTTCCGACCATCGGCATTCCCGGCCTGTGGAGCGCGCGCGCCGTCGACGTCATGACGCCGTTTCTCGCCGCGCTGCTCGGACTCGGCATCAATCAGGGGGCCTATACGTCCGAAGTCATGCGCGCCGGCATGCTCTCGGTCGACATCGGACAATATGAGGCGGCGCAGGCGATCGGCATGGGGCGGCTGCGCGCACTGCGCCGGATCATCCTGCCGCAGGCGATGCGCGTCGTGATCCCGCCGCTCGGCAACGAGTTCATCGGCATGGTCAAGGCGACCTCGCTTGCGAGCGTGATCCAGTATCCGGAAGTGCTGCACAACGCCGAGAACATCTACTACGCCAATTCTCGCGTGATCGAGCTCTTGATCGTGGCCGGCCTCTGGTACCTGCTCGTCGTCTCGATCCTGACGCCGCTCCAGATGCTGCTCGAACGCCGTTTTGCACGCGGCACATTGCGGCTTGCGCGATGA
- a CDS encoding type 1 glutamine amidotransferase: MACITIIETGLVPQKHRERHGSFPDMFERMVRAEDPSAEVEVVSIPNGDALPDPDKVEAILITGAAAGVYDGLDWIAPLEDFVRTAHANSTPMVGVCFGHQLIAQALGGTVRKSDKGWGIGRHVYRVAPDNGVIDGQEVAIACSHQDQVIEAPSDAQTILSSDFTPHAGLLYANGTTMSVQPHPEFDVEFAQVCCELRDGKAPHDVVATAKASLAEPLDSARLGGAITRFLAKR; the protein is encoded by the coding sequence ATGGCATGCATCACCATCATCGAGACGGGCCTGGTCCCGCAAAAGCATCGCGAGCGCCACGGCTCGTTCCCGGACATGTTCGAGCGCATGGTCCGCGCCGAAGACCCGTCAGCCGAGGTCGAGGTCGTCAGCATCCCCAATGGCGATGCGCTGCCCGATCCGGACAAGGTCGAGGCCATCCTGATCACGGGGGCAGCGGCCGGTGTCTATGACGGGCTCGACTGGATCGCACCGCTTGAGGATTTCGTGCGCACCGCGCATGCGAACAGCACGCCGATGGTCGGCGTCTGCTTCGGCCACCAGCTGATCGCGCAGGCGCTCGGCGGCACCGTGCGCAAATCGGACAAGGGGTGGGGAATCGGACGACATGTCTATCGTGTCGCGCCGGACAACGGTGTCATAGACGGCCAGGAGGTCGCCATCGCCTGCTCGCATCAGGACCAGGTGATCGAAGCGCCAAGCGACGCGCAGACAATCCTGTCGTCCGACTTCACCCCGCATGCCGGCCTGCTCTACGCCAATGGCACCACGATGTCGGTGCAGCCGCATCCGGAGTTCGACGTCGAGTTTGCTCAAGTGTGCTGCGAGCTGCGCGACGGCAAGGCGCCGCATGATGTCGTTGCCACGGCGAAGGCTTCGCTGGCGGAGCCGCTGGACAGCGCGAGGTTGGGTGGAGCGATTACGCGGTTTCTGGCGAAGCGCTGA
- a CDS encoding LysR family transcriptional regulator has product MNLRQLEILRAVIRHRTTVAAADELALSQPAVSNALKTMEAQAGFALFERVNNRLFPTAEAMALYKESEAIFALHAKLENRVRDLRENRSGHLAIVATPPLAYSIIPSALSGFLRRRPETRVFFDVRRYEGIIEGVLSHVAELGFALGLTHHPGIAHEVVHTGEMVCVLPPQHPLADRPVISASDLSGLPFIGLERGTRLGEAVRDSFARAGAPFQPTVEVRYCNTACVLAAAGVGAAVVDPFSPRQNGGHGLVVRPFTPTTHAVAYMLWSEAEPLSRLAKAFLGEVRKKSTQLAQPTN; this is encoded by the coding sequence ATGAACCTGCGCCAGCTCGAGATCCTGCGTGCCGTCATCCGCCACCGCACCACGGTGGCGGCGGCCGACGAGCTCGCGCTGTCGCAGCCTGCGGTCAGCAATGCGCTGAAGACGATGGAGGCGCAGGCGGGCTTTGCGCTGTTCGAGCGCGTCAACAACCGGCTGTTTCCGACCGCGGAAGCGATGGCGCTCTACAAGGAGAGCGAGGCGATCTTCGCGCTGCACGCCAAGCTGGAGAACCGCGTGCGCGATCTGCGCGAGAACCGCTCCGGCCATCTCGCGATCGTGGCGACACCGCCGCTCGCCTACAGCATCATCCCGTCCGCGCTGTCGGGCTTCCTGCGCCGCCGCCCGGAGACGCGTGTGTTCTTCGACGTGCGGCGCTACGAGGGCATCATCGAGGGCGTGCTCAGCCATGTCGCCGAGCTCGGCTTCGCGCTCGGGCTGACGCATCATCCCGGCATCGCGCATGAGGTCGTGCACACCGGTGAGATGGTCTGCGTGTTGCCGCCGCAGCATCCGCTCGCCGACCGTCCTGTCATCTCGGCCTCGGACCTCTCCGGCCTCCCCTTCATCGGGCTCGAGCGCGGCACGCGGCTGGGTGAGGCCGTGCGCGACAGTTTTGCGCGTGCAGGCGCGCCGTTCCAGCCGACCGTCGAAGTGCGTTATTGCAACACGGCCTGCGTGCTCGCGGCCGCCGGCGTCGGCGCCGCGGTGGTCGATCCGTTCTCGCCGCGGCAGAATGGCGGCCACGGCCTCGTCGTGCGGCCGTTCACGCCGACGACGCATGCAGTCGCCTATATGTTGTGGTCGGAGGCCGAGCCGCTGTCGCGCCTCGCCAAAGCCTTTCTCGGCGAGGTCCGCAAGAAGAGCACGCAGCTCGCGCAACCAACCAATTGA